TCCTCGACGGCGCGAGCCTCGCCGTCACCGTGGAGCCGCCGGGCGGCTCGCCCTCGGGCGCACCGACGGGGCCGGCGGTCTATAGCGGCCGCCTGGTGCGCGAATAGGCGCGAGAAGAATCGCAGGCGCACGAAAAAATCGCAGGCGTCCCGAAACTTTCCCGTCCGGCCCTCCGTACCGGCCCCCGACCCCGACGAGAGCGGGGCCGACACGAGAGACGGGACGACACCCCATGACGATCCGGAATCACGCCCGCACCCTCATCCTCGCCCTGGCGCTCGCGACGGCGGGCGGTGCCGCCCAGGCGAAGAACCCCATGGTCGGCGGCGCGCCGATGTACGCCTCGAAGTCGATCGTCGAGAACGCGGTCAACTCGAAGGACCACACCACCCTGGTCGCCGCCGTGAAGGCCGCCGGCCTCGTCGACACCCTGGCCGGCCCCGGCCCGTTCACGGTGTTCGCTCCGACCAACGCCGCCTTCGCCAAGCTGCCGGCCGGCACGGTCGAGTCGCTGGTGCAGCCGCAGAACAAGCCGACGCTCACCAAGATCCTGACCTACCACGTCGTGCCCGGCACCTACACGGCCAAGGACCTGATGGGGCTGGTGAAGAGGGGCGGCGGCCAGGCCGAGCTGAAGACCGTCGAGGGCGACAACCTGACGGTGATGCAGAAGGGCAAGCGGCTGTTCGTGGCCGACGACAAGGGCAATACAGCCCGGGTGACGATCGGCAACGTGATGCAGTCGAACGGCGTCATCCACGTCATCGACACCGTGCTGATGCCCTGACCGGCGCGGCGGCCGGGCGGGAACCCGCCCGGCTCCTCAACCCTCGGCCGTAAACCTTGGCCGTCACACACCGTTACGCAAGTTGATTCGCCGGGATGCCGGCCGGTTCGCTAGAGGGCACTCGAGCGCGGCAGGTGCATTGCGGCAGGAATCCTGCCGCAATGCTGCGCATAAGGGCCGGGACGA
The sequence above is drawn from the Methylobacterium terrae genome and encodes:
- a CDS encoding fasciclin domain-containing protein; the protein is MTIRNHARTLILALALATAGGAAQAKNPMVGGAPMYASKSIVENAVNSKDHTTLVAAVKAAGLVDTLAGPGPFTVFAPTNAAFAKLPAGTVESLVQPQNKPTLTKILTYHVVPGTYTAKDLMGLVKRGGGQAELKTVEGDNLTVMQKGKRLFVADDKGNTARVTIGNVMQSNGVIHVIDTVLMP